The genomic window GTTTCACGATCTTTACGCGGAGGGCTTCGACCCTCTCCTCGCCCGGGGAGAAGACGCCCGGGACGCCGCGTTGGATGCGGTTGTGGCGAATCACTGCGCGGAGCTGTCCGCGGCGGACGGCGTCGTGATCGTGCATCCCAACTGGTGGGGGCAGCCGCCCGCGATTCTGAAGGGCTGGGTGGACCGGGTCCTCCGCCCTGGCGTGGCCTACGAATTCGAGGAGGGGGACAACGGTGAGGGAGTCCCCGTCGGCTTGCTCAAAGCGCGGGCGGCCGTTGTGTTCAATACCTCCAATACGCCGCCGGAACGGGAATCACAGGTATTCGGCGACCCGTTGCAGTTGCTGTGGAAAAACTGTATTTTCGACCTTTGCGGGGTGAAGCGGTTTTGCCGCAGGATGTTTGGCGTCATCGTCACGAGCACGCCGGAGGAACGCAGGCAATGGATCGAGGAGGCGAAGGGGTTAGTCGGCGAGGTTTTCCCCGCAGCCTGAGCCGGGACGGTCCGGGCTCGCCGACTTCACTCGGGAGCTCCGGCCGCTTCGACACGGCATCGAGCATGTCCCCCGCGGCGTCGTGCACCATGCGCCGTCCCCGGAATGCGTCCGGGAGAGCTCCGGACCGGTGAAAAACCGTCCGCGGCGGACGCGCTCGATCTCCTATCGTCGATACACCGAGGAATCATGAAAACGGATACGAAATCGATGAGCGGACCCGGCCCCGGATCGGCGGATCGCCTGCGGCTCATGGTCGCGTCGGCGTTCTGGCTTGGCCTGTCTCCCGTGGCGCCGGGAACTTGCGGCGCGCTTCTCGGTGTGCTGATACACTTCGCCGCCTTCGCCCTTCTCCCCCCGGACCTGTGCACGGGGGCTCTCGTTGGGGCCCTGCTCCTGGTGTGCGCGGCAAACCATTTCCTGACCCCCTGGGCCGTCGCTCACTGGAAAAGCAAAGACCCGTCGCATTTCGTTCTCGACGAGGTCGCCGGCTACCTGGTGGTGCCCATTCTATTCCACCACGGGAGATTCTGGCAGGTGGCCCTGTGGGGGTTCATCCTCTTTCGCGTGCTCGATATCGTCAAGATTCCCCCCGCCAGGCAGATCGACCGCGAGCTGACCGGTTCCTGGGGGATCGTGCTCGATGACCTGGTGAGCGGCTGCTACGCGGTTCTGGGACTGTACGCAATGATGTGGATCGGGCGTTGCATCGGCTTCGAGGCGTGGCTTGTTTCGGGTTCCGGATGATGCCCGGCGCGGACCCCGATTCAGGGGCGGCGGGTGTCGATAAAACAGGAGACCGAAGCGGCCGGGGCCGCGGTGGTGCGGGAAATCCCGGCCGGACCCGCAAGTCCGGCCGGAGCTCTTCTCATCCTTTCGTCATTTCGGCGGTTCGACCTTTTTCCACGTCCTGTCGGGATCGAACCTGCTCATCTTGGAGCCCGCTTCCGC from Syntrophobacter fumaroxidans MPOB includes these protein-coding regions:
- a CDS encoding NAD(P)H-dependent oxidoreductase — translated: MNILVVLAHPSDTSFNRAIADAVTGVLRGNGHRVVFHDLYAEGFDPLLARGEDARDAALDAVVANHCAELSAADGVVIVHPNWWGQPPAILKGWVDRVLRPGVAYEFEEGDNGEGVPVGLLKARAAVVFNTSNTPPERESQVFGDPLQLLWKNCIFDLCGVKRFCRRMFGVIVTSTPEERRQWIEEAKGLVGEVFPAA
- a CDS encoding phosphatidylglycerophosphatase A family protein, producing MKTDTKSMSGPGPGSADRLRLMVASAFWLGLSPVAPGTCGALLGVLIHFAAFALLPPDLCTGALVGALLLVCAANHFLTPWAVAHWKSKDPSHFVLDEVAGYLVVPILFHHGRFWQVALWGFILFRVLDIVKIPPARQIDRELTGSWGIVLDDLVSGCYAVLGLYAMMWIGRCIGFEAWLVSGSG